In Flavobacterium hankyongi, the genomic window ACTGTTGAATATCCTCTAATACCTGCATCATTTGTCATTGAAAGAAATTTAATTTTATAATAATTCCCATCAGGGTCTTTGATTACATAAAAACGATCTGTTTTAACACTTGGTAAAGATGATGGTCCTCCTCCATTTCTCCAGTTTGAACCAATAATTCTTTGATCTGTTGCAGAAGCTGTAAAATTAGCTTCTACAATGTTCGCTTTTGTAAAAGCATCATATGTGAATTCTGATGTTAAAACTTGATAAACTTTTGTACCACCTTTCATATTTGAAACTACAAAGTCAGAATATCCGTAGGTTACTTCTGTACCAAAATTTACATAGTTAGTAAAAGTAGTAAAGTTCAAGTCCCATTTTGTTTTTTGAGGTTCAACTACGACTGTACTTCCTGATGCTAAACTAAAAAATGTAAAATTAAAGTTTGTGTCTTTTGAGACAGTCTTCTCTTGATAAGTAGCTGAATTCAAATCAGCATACTGAATTCTATATCCGTTCCCGTTTCTTAGAAACCTTACTTTTTTCCAACCTCTAGCACCACCATCAATACTAACAGAACCATTACTT contains:
- a CDS encoding HmuY family protein — encoded protein: MKKSFQNSILTLGFALLTLTSCSNDDEATSDVVAPVSNGAIKQLEIGGANQPNQVFLDLSADALTAVNRASWDFGFSTGSEFRIVINGAVKMAVKQMTTSDITLPQTDDSSVAVGAGTNPSSNGYCDNPTGVLAGAGAGIGTAIAEVSATDSDNKVYLVNLGFAVSTATPSNGSVSIDGGARGWKKVRFLRNGNGYRIQYADLNSATYQEKTVSKDTNFNFTFFSLASGSTVVVEPQKTKWDLNFTTFTNYVNFGTEVTYGYSDFVVSNMKGGTKVYQVLTSEFTYDAFTKANIVEANFTASATDQRIIGSNWRNGGGPSSLPSVKTDRFYVIKDPDGNYYKIKFLSMTNDAGIRGYSTVQYVILK